CGAGCTTGCGGGCGGCGGCGGCCGGGAAGTCGCTGTGCAGATCGGGCGTCGCGGTGAACCAGATGCTGATGAGGTCGTCGGTGGTGAGACCGTTGCGCTCCAGGACGGCGGTGAGCAGCTCGCTGACCTGCTCGTCCATGTGGCCGGCCTCGTCCCGTTCCAGTTGGACGGCGCCCCGGACCGCTCGTACCGCCACGGTGTCACTCCTCGCTGAGCCGAGCTACGTACCTTGCCGTATCTCGTCGTATGTCGTCGTGTCTCGTCTTGTCACACCAGCGTAGTCAGGCCGCAACGCGCGAGTGCGCGGCGCCCGCCTGACGAGACGGCCGCCGCGCACGGAAAGGGGCACGCCTCAGAGCGACTGCTGCTTGATGAGGTCCTCCAGGGAGGCGCCCGGCTGCGGCAGCTCTCCGCTCGGAGTCAGTTTGTCGACCGCCTGGGGCAGGTGCTGGGCGATCTGGTCCGCGGCCTCCTGCGGGCTGACGCCGGCCTGTGCGGCGACCTCCCGGAGGGTGTCGCCGGGCAGGGCCTGGGCGATCTGCTCACCGCTGACGGGCTTGTTCTCGCCCGTCCCGATCCACGACTGGGCCTGGTCCATCAGGCCCGACTTGGTGAGCATCTCCAGCAGACCGCCCAGGGGATTGCCGTCGGCCGCCTGGCCATCGCCGCCGCCCAGGGCGCCGAGCAGCGGGCCGAGGATGTTGCCCGCGCCGGAACCGCCGGAACCGCCCTGGCCGCCTCCGCCGAGGAGACCGTCGAGCAGGCCGCCGAGATCGTTACCCGCCATGGTCACGCCTTCGAGAGTGGGTTTCAGGGAGTGTCTGGGGAGTGTCTTTCGGGAGTGCGGCCGGGGGTGGGCCACCACCACGCCCGGGCCTTCGCCAATGTCACCTGAATCGCCCTATTCCGCCACTTGTAGTGAGAACACCCGTTGCGCCTCTGGACGCCGGGGCACGGGTCCGCTCTCATGGCAGGAGACTCGCCTCGGGGGAGGCCCGCATGGCCCGTATGAAACGCCCAGGACCGCTGCTCACCCTTCTGGCGGGGCTCCTGCTCGCCGTGTTCCTGCTGACGCTCAACGCGACGACGGGGACGAAGAACGTGTCCTCCTCGTCCCCGGAGGCCGCACCCGACGCCACGCCGCAGGCGAGCCCGCCGCCCACCAGTGCGCCGCCGTCGCCGAACCCCCCGCCCCCTTCGAAGAGCGCGCCGCCGAACGCCGACTACGCGGGCCGCACCGACGACAACTCCTCCGCGGTCGCGGTCTCCCTGCGGGGCGGCAAGGCGATCGCGTACTTCTGCGACGGCCGGAGCAAGGAGTCGTGGCTGAAGGGCGACGTCAAGGACGACGGCACCATGAAGCTCACCGGCAAGAACGGCGCCGAACTGAACGGCACGCTC
This portion of the Streptomyces mirabilis genome encodes:
- the aroH gene encoding chorismate mutase, with translation MAVRAVRGAVQLERDEAGHMDEQVSELLTAVLERNGLTTDDLISIWFTATPDLHSDFPAAAARKLGIVDVPLICAQELDIEGAMPRVVRILAHIESDKPRADFAHVYLGAAGALRKDIAQ
- a CDS encoding YidB family protein, producing the protein MAGNDLGGLLDGLLGGGGQGGSGGSGAGNILGPLLGALGGGDGQAADGNPLGGLLEMLTKSGLMDQAQSWIGTGENKPVSGEQIAQALPGDTLREVAAQAGVSPQEAADQIAQHLPQAVDKLTPSGELPQPGASLEDLIKQQSL